Proteins from one Pontibacter korlensis genomic window:
- a CDS encoding carbon starvation CstA family protein yields the protein MISFFVSVIALLLGYLLYSKFIERVFGIELARTTPAIALRANVDYVPMPGWKIFLVQFLNFAGLGPIVGAVAGPCGACCFYIDCSRYEGYMTIFLEGFPT from the coding sequence ATGATTTCCTTCTTTGTCTCGGTTATTGCGCTGTTGCTTGGCTATCTCTTATACTCAAAGTTCATTGAGCGTGTGTTCGGAATTGAGCTGGCACGTACAACGCCGGCCATTGCTCTTCGTGCTAACGTTGATTATGTGCCTATGCCGGGATGGAAGATCTTTCTGGTGCAGTTTCTGAATTTTGCCGGCTTGGGTCCAATAGTCGGTGCCGTGGCTGGGCCATGTGGGGCCTGCTGCTTTTATATAGATTGTTCCCGGTACGAAGGGTACATGACTATCTTTCTGGAAGGCTTTCCGACATAA
- a CDS encoding ROK family transcriptional regulator, whose translation MSIRRKTFLEELGGENITGVAYKNVNQKKSIISYFANIGNATIAELCKELNLSAPKVTNLVNDLITDGLVQDYGKIESTGGRKPNLYGLTPDSGFFLGVDVKNHSINIGLTDLQKNLVKIEEHYPYKLSNDEKSLKDLCSIINMFIKDLPIPKSKIMGVGINLSGRISYATGYSYSFFHFHEDPLSRIIESQVGIRVFLENDSRAMAYGEFSTGVDTNHKHVLFLNLDHGLGSGIIINGQLYYGKSGYSGEFGHMPVFDNEILCHCGKRGCLETEASGWALVRMFREKVAEGSSTLVMRDRSSPESIMLEDIINAANNDDVLAIELIAQVGEKIGRSVAALINIFNPELVILGGSLAATQEYIRLPVKSAVNRYSLSLVNNDTQFQLSRLGNRAGVIGACLLARNRLLDLA comes from the coding sequence ATGAGCATCAGACGAAAAACTTTCCTGGAAGAGCTAGGAGGAGAGAATATAACAGGAGTGGCGTATAAGAACGTCAATCAGAAGAAAAGCATTATTTCCTATTTCGCCAACATCGGCAACGCAACCATAGCAGAGCTGTGCAAGGAGCTTAACCTGAGTGCTCCCAAAGTTACCAACTTGGTAAATGATCTGATCACAGATGGACTAGTTCAGGATTATGGCAAAATAGAATCCACGGGGGGCAGGAAGCCAAACCTATACGGCCTTACTCCTGACTCAGGCTTTTTTTTAGGGGTGGATGTAAAAAATCACTCCATCAATATTGGCCTGACCGACCTTCAGAAGAACCTGGTTAAGATAGAAGAGCATTACCCTTATAAGTTGAGCAATGATGAGAAGTCTTTAAAAGACCTATGCAGCATCATCAATATGTTCATAAAGGACTTACCTATCCCCAAATCTAAGATCATGGGTGTCGGAATCAACCTTTCAGGTAGGATTAGCTATGCCACCGGCTATAGCTATAGCTTTTTTCACTTCCATGAGGACCCCTTAAGCAGGATTATTGAGTCTCAGGTAGGTATCCGGGTTTTTCTGGAAAATGATTCCAGGGCTATGGCCTATGGAGAGTTCAGCACAGGCGTGGACACAAACCATAAGCATGTGCTCTTTCTGAACCTCGACCATGGTCTGGGCTCAGGCATTATCATTAACGGGCAGCTGTATTATGGCAAGTCAGGATATTCAGGGGAGTTTGGGCACATGCCTGTTTTTGATAATGAGATTCTCTGCCACTGCGGGAAGAGGGGCTGCCTGGAAACAGAGGCATCTGGTTGGGCGCTTGTGCGCATGTTCAGGGAAAAGGTAGCCGAAGGCTCCTCCACCTTAGTGATGCGTGACAGAAGCAGTCCAGAGTCCATTATGCTAGAGGACATCATTAATGCGGCCAACAACGATGATGTGCTAGCGATTGAACTAATTGCCCAGGTAGGAGAGAAAATAGGCAGGAGCGTAGCCGCCCTAATCAATATATTCAATCCTGAACTAGTTATCCTTGGCGGCAGTCTCGCTGCGACGCAGGAGTACATAAGACTGCCTGTCAAGAGCGCTGTTAACAGGTATTCATTGAGCCTGGTTAACAATGATACCCAGTTTCAACTCTCTAGACTAGGGAACAGGGCTGGTGTTATCGGGGCATGTTTACTTGCACGCAACAGGTTACTAGATCTCGCTTAA
- a CDS encoding WD40 repeat domain-containing protein, producing MKKHVLLYGLGLVLCSFPLWGQVEQTAHTATEPKARNSALDKEAAAEAKPGVGKFTDLGPQVGAAAIQGSVFAKDDQGREMAYTVVRGEPAHLLGYDVQTNKLVVDLPLEKTDGVWDLAVSTDGWLYVPSASGYLFKHRPGTQQIENLGYTLPGETYLWDLAAGKDGEIFGATYPGCRVFRYHPKDGFSDVGKGPMVGGEKYVRSLVYHEKTGKIYAGVGSHAHLVELDPRTGKKTEFLPPEFKDHEFVYNMSLLAGMKGGDRLLALLTSGSENKSLVINLNTKKVEQVLGALDVRSALLSPDKKLVYYTSKGKLYTLNLAKPAEQVKEVMSTAGAITMNWSSEQGLSMITSGREIVRYNPATGKSTVAKLTVPELPIAIQSILSGPDGRIWTAGYVAGGHGVFDPATGKTITLKGLDQTEGMAVQGHLIFFGIYPHGRLYVYDTQKPWDMTKQNPKLIQQVQGQSRPFAVASAATKGTMFFGMVPEYGLLGGSLLEYDPGTDKLRDYKAVVKNQSIVALCHQENMIFGGTSVWGGIGAHPTEKEGKLFVWDATSGKKVLEMVPVPGAKAVTCLKVAPDGKLWGVAGGTLFTYSIEENKVLTRHQLYLISEERANNFVWRDAFLVMHPNGMVYGTANDELFVIDPETMEVKKLEENASLLTLGRDNRLYFRRGTHLWSYEP from the coding sequence ATGAAGAAACACGTTCTCTTATACGGCTTAGGACTTGTTCTCTGTAGCTTTCCGCTTTGGGGGCAAGTAGAGCAAACTGCACACACGGCCACGGAGCCCAAGGCAAGGAACAGCGCCTTAGACAAAGAGGCAGCAGCAGAAGCTAAACCTGGAGTCGGAAAGTTTACAGACTTGGGTCCTCAGGTGGGAGCCGCCGCCATTCAGGGAAGCGTATTTGCCAAAGACGACCAGGGGCGCGAGATGGCCTATACTGTAGTGCGTGGGGAGCCGGCGCACCTGCTGGGATATGACGTGCAGACGAATAAACTAGTGGTGGACCTGCCACTTGAAAAAACCGACGGCGTATGGGACTTGGCTGTCTCTACGGACGGGTGGTTATATGTGCCCAGCGCCAGTGGCTACCTGTTTAAACACCGCCCCGGTACCCAGCAAATAGAGAACCTGGGGTATACCCTGCCAGGCGAAACCTACCTCTGGGATTTAGCTGCCGGGAAGGACGGGGAAATTTTTGGGGCAACCTATCCGGGGTGCCGGGTCTTCCGCTACCATCCAAAGGACGGCTTCAGTGATGTAGGAAAGGGACCTATGGTAGGGGGTGAGAAATATGTGCGAAGCCTTGTGTACCATGAGAAGACGGGTAAGATATACGCTGGTGTCGGTTCACATGCCCATCTGGTCGAGTTGGATCCGCGTACTGGGAAGAAAACTGAGTTCCTGCCTCCGGAGTTCAAAGACCATGAGTTTGTGTACAACATGAGCCTGCTTGCGGGTATGAAAGGGGGCGACCGGCTTCTGGCATTGTTAACCAGCGGAAGTGAAAACAAGAGCCTGGTCATCAACCTGAACACCAAAAAAGTAGAACAGGTGCTGGGCGCCCTGGATGTGCGTTCTGCCTTGCTTTCGCCGGATAAGAAGCTGGTCTATTATACTTCAAAAGGCAAGCTGTATACCCTTAATCTGGCCAAACCAGCCGAGCAGGTAAAAGAAGTCATGTCTACTGCCGGGGCCATCACTATGAACTGGTCCAGTGAGCAGGGCTTGTCGATGATCACCTCGGGAAGGGAGATTGTCAGGTATAATCCTGCCACGGGAAAGTCTACGGTGGCAAAGCTTACTGTGCCGGAGCTGCCTATTGCGATCCAGTCAATCTTGAGCGGGCCGGATGGCCGTATCTGGACTGCCGGCTATGTGGCTGGAGGGCATGGGGTATTTGATCCGGCTACGGGCAAAACAATAACGCTGAAGGGCCTGGACCAGACCGAGGGGATGGCCGTGCAAGGGCACCTTATTTTTTTCGGCATATATCCTCATGGCCGGCTGTATGTATATGACACGCAAAAACCATGGGATATGACAAAGCAAAATCCCAAGCTGATTCAACAGGTACAAGGACAGAGTAGACCTTTCGCTGTTGCAAGTGCAGCTACCAAGGGGACGATGTTCTTTGGTATGGTACCGGAATATGGCCTGCTAGGGGGCTCCCTGCTGGAGTACGATCCTGGTACTGATAAGCTCAGGGATTACAAAGCGGTAGTTAAAAACCAGTCAATTGTGGCGCTTTGCCATCAGGAGAACATGATTTTTGGAGGCACCTCGGTTTGGGGAGGTATAGGGGCGCATCCGACGGAGAAGGAAGGGAAACTCTTTGTTTGGGACGCAACAAGTGGCAAAAAAGTACTTGAAATGGTACCTGTACCGGGGGCCAAGGCTGTTACCTGCCTTAAAGTGGCTCCAGACGGCAAACTCTGGGGGGTAGCGGGGGGGACCCTGTTTACTTACAGCATAGAAGAGAATAAGGTGCTGACTAGGCACCAGTTATACCTCATCAGTGAGGAGAGGGCCAATAATTTTGTGTGGCGCGATGCCTTTCTGGTAATGCACCCGAACGGTATGGTGTACGGCACGGCCAATGACGAGCTGTTTGTCATTGACCCTGAAACGATGGAAGTTAAAAAATTGGAAGAGAACGCCTCCCTGCTGACGCTCGGGAGAGACAACAGACTCTACTTTAGAAGAGGAACACACCTCTGGAGCTATGAACCCTAG
- a CDS encoding RagB/SusD family nutrient uptake outer membrane protein, with protein sequence MKRTIYTSIGGVCLALVLSSCHDELLEMTPPSALTEVNAFNNAKDLDLAMLGVYNRLQVRKPNDYLILEMPSDNLYMSNNTAVAGANEADLLAFTPDNPQVANYWENSYNGIFRANAVLGNIDKPVDYANGQKDQLIGEAKFMRALFYFDLVRVFGGVPKITATISKIEESRTIGRASESEVYDLIEEDLKEAITRLPLQANIAKGRASKAAAVALLAKVYVYQKDWNNAKTYLEQFLNEFPGYGLVNDFASLWKLETEDNSEVIFSIRYVDGSNGHALSTAFIPNSGAIGVVSRGNEVALPSWSLHKQYQEGDTRKAATINEFWTPPSTPNNPPIWYPYVNKYAVPHTYSSSGLDLPVIRFADVVLLYAETLYELGQPDQALAQLNKVRERAFGGTDHNYTLDDISSKEAFYDKLLLERQLEFAYENERWLDLVRTGRYMNLTREERGFNNNTQTALAVSLTPEEHLKYFPIPQRQIDQSAPGVLTQNPGY encoded by the coding sequence ATGAAAAGAACGATATATACTTCCATAGGCGGCGTGTGCCTAGCACTAGTATTGAGCAGTTGCCACGACGAGTTGCTGGAAATGACGCCTCCTTCGGCCCTAACAGAGGTGAATGCCTTCAATAATGCCAAGGACCTAGACCTGGCCATGCTAGGTGTATACAACCGCCTGCAGGTCCGCAAGCCCAACGACTACCTGATCTTGGAAATGCCCAGCGACAACCTGTACATGTCTAACAACACGGCGGTGGCAGGGGCAAACGAAGCGGATCTGCTGGCCTTCACACCCGATAACCCGCAGGTGGCCAACTACTGGGAAAACTCCTACAACGGCATTTTCCGGGCTAATGCTGTGCTGGGCAACATTGACAAGCCGGTTGATTACGCCAATGGGCAGAAAGACCAGTTGATTGGGGAGGCGAAGTTCATGCGGGCCCTGTTCTACTTTGATCTGGTGAGGGTCTTTGGTGGCGTGCCTAAAATTACGGCAACCATTTCCAAGATTGAAGAGTCCAGAACTATAGGCAGGGCCTCAGAAAGCGAGGTTTATGACCTGATTGAGGAGGACCTGAAAGAGGCGATCACAAGGCTGCCTTTGCAAGCCAACATCGCCAAGGGTAGGGCCAGCAAGGCGGCAGCAGTGGCGCTGCTGGCAAAAGTGTACGTCTACCAGAAGGACTGGAATAATGCCAAGACCTATTTGGAGCAATTCCTGAACGAGTTTCCAGGGTATGGTTTGGTGAACGATTTTGCATCGCTCTGGAAACTGGAAACCGAGGATAACAGTGAGGTTATCTTCAGCATCAGGTATGTTGATGGATCAAATGGCCATGCATTGTCCACAGCCTTTATTCCTAACAGCGGCGCCATTGGGGTAGTGTCTCGCGGTAACGAAGTGGCACTGCCTTCCTGGAGCCTGCACAAGCAGTACCAGGAGGGAGACACCCGGAAGGCAGCTACCATAAATGAGTTTTGGACGCCTCCTTCCACCCCGAACAACCCACCCATCTGGTATCCTTATGTAAACAAGTATGCCGTACCTCATACCTACAGTTCTTCCGGGTTGGACTTGCCGGTGATACGTTTTGCCGATGTGGTATTGCTCTATGCCGAGACGCTGTATGAACTGGGGCAGCCGGATCAGGCGCTTGCTCAACTGAACAAGGTGCGGGAACGGGCGTTCGGGGGTACGGACCATAATTATACTTTGGACGACATTTCAAGTAAGGAGGCCTTCTATGATAAACTTTTGCTGGAACGTCAGTTGGAGTTTGCCTATGAAAACGAGCGCTGGTTGGACTTGGTGCGCACGGGCAGGTATATGAACCTTACCAGAGAGGAGAGAGGGTTTAACAACAATACGCAAACGGCCCTGGCGGTAAGCCTGACCCCGGAGGAGCATTTAAAGTACTTCCCCATTCCACAGCGCCAGATTGACCAGTCAGCACCAGGTGTGTTAACGCAGAATCCAGGGTACTAG
- a CDS encoding SusC/RagA family TonB-linked outer membrane protein, with the protein MRKTFIQRWRRGFAILFLCFSASAVYSRDTETPLTPDFVLPEWVISGKVVARNGEPLPGVTVVLKGTSLGTSTDAGGNYTLSVPDKPGILVFSFIGMVTQEVPVNGPGTVNVSLADDAKALEEVVVIGYGTVKKSSVTAAVSRVENTKLDQIPAGRPEAALAGRLAGVNITQNRSIPGAAPIIRVRGAGSISAGNDPLVVIDGFPGGNLESINMNDVESIEVLKDASSAAIYGSRGAGGVVIVTTKKGKSGKPKLNFNAYSGFSKAMGHEDWITGQEYYDYVVRYQNREFVWAGGDPSIPVWGDDRRPAQYQVNPAIKENNVIWQDEVLRTAPMQNYNLSVSGGTDNVKYYVSGGYKNEQGTLRNTWYKNYSVRANLDVKVNAAVNVGFNINPSFSNRRYSPLDINPLVKYPPFVALQNPDGTYPKARDYWGVVVTGGVNPLAILNGSSYYSSTMNNIGEAYIGLRLMEGLNFKSSVGTNVSYNTVEAFQASYASNAGVSSGSSADARNINLVNENVLSYDKTFKDIHSLNGIAGASYQKYTNRYATMGAVAGSFNNDIIETLNNAIINPGATSTSKSQWGLVSYFTRLQYGYKDKYLFSGSVRADGSSRFGPNNKWGYFPSASVAWRVSEENFMEAIPAISNLKLRASYGATGNFNIGDFDYLGRVGSVSYSPNNQLAKGQAQVSFGNPELKWEKTNSYDVGVELGLFDNRLNVVVDFYDKRTTDLLYFVGIPAITGFNDAISNIGEIRNNGFEVELNTKNLVGAFTWETDFNLARNRNEVVSLGGVEERIFTDTYGMSWILKVGEPMFSYYGYRAIGVLQNAEDVTNSPVRAGSKPGNTKFADVNGDGEITPEDRVVLGNFQPKLIMGMVNNFAWKSFDLSIAMQASLGAKMYNFENEYYQGALAGAMRRSLVETQWWSEAEPGDGKMPASALSMLTYQTSADVYIEDASFLTIRNLNLGYTLPRSITDQLRMDNLRLYTSVSNLLMLTKKGFHGYNPEGFTAGEIGGVNSRPGFNNGSEPVNRVVTFGVNLSF; encoded by the coding sequence ATGAGAAAAACGTTCATCCAGCGGTGGCGAAGGGGGTTTGCCATCCTATTTCTGTGTTTCTCTGCCTCTGCTGTTTACAGCCGGGACACAGAAACCCCGTTAACCCCAGACTTTGTACTTCCGGAATGGGTTATATCCGGAAAGGTTGTTGCTAGGAATGGGGAGCCTCTGCCTGGGGTAACCGTTGTGCTGAAGGGCACCTCCCTGGGCACCTCCACCGATGCCGGGGGTAACTATACATTAAGTGTTCCTGATAAGCCTGGTATTTTGGTTTTCTCCTTTATAGGTATGGTTACCCAGGAGGTGCCTGTTAATGGTCCCGGAACCGTCAATGTAAGCCTGGCCGATGACGCCAAAGCGCTGGAGGAAGTAGTGGTGATCGGTTATGGTACGGTTAAGAAGAGCTCTGTAACGGCAGCTGTTAGCAGGGTCGAAAACACTAAGCTGGACCAGATTCCGGCCGGACGGCCTGAGGCGGCACTGGCAGGCAGACTGGCCGGTGTGAACATTACCCAGAACCGAAGTATACCGGGTGCAGCCCCAATTATCCGCGTGCGCGGAGCTGGCTCCATCAGTGCCGGTAATGATCCGCTGGTGGTGATAGATGGATTTCCGGGTGGTAACCTGGAGAGTATCAACATGAATGATGTGGAGTCGATTGAGGTCCTGAAGGATGCTTCTTCGGCGGCCATTTATGGTTCCAGAGGTGCAGGTGGTGTGGTTATCGTAACGACCAAAAAAGGAAAGTCGGGCAAACCAAAGCTTAACTTCAATGCCTACAGCGGCTTCTCCAAAGCAATGGGGCACGAGGACTGGATAACCGGGCAGGAGTATTACGATTACGTGGTGCGCTACCAGAACCGTGAGTTTGTATGGGCTGGTGGAGACCCTTCTATCCCGGTGTGGGGAGATGATCGTCGTCCGGCACAATACCAGGTGAACCCGGCGATCAAGGAGAACAACGTTATTTGGCAGGATGAGGTACTGCGCACCGCTCCAATGCAGAACTATAACCTCTCGGTGAGCGGCGGCACGGATAATGTGAAGTACTATGTATCCGGGGGATACAAGAATGAGCAGGGCACCTTGCGCAACACCTGGTACAAGAACTACTCAGTGCGGGCAAATTTGGATGTAAAGGTGAATGCGGCCGTTAACGTGGGCTTTAACATCAACCCCAGTTTCTCTAACCGCCGCTATTCGCCCCTGGACATAAACCCGCTGGTAAAATACCCGCCATTTGTGGCCCTGCAAAATCCAGACGGGACCTATCCAAAGGCGCGTGACTACTGGGGCGTGGTGGTAACGGGCGGTGTGAACCCCTTGGCCATCCTTAACGGCTCCTCCTATTACTCCTCCACCATGAATAATATTGGGGAGGCGTATATAGGCCTAAGGCTGATGGAAGGTCTGAACTTCAAATCTTCCGTAGGTACCAATGTCTCTTACAACACCGTCGAAGCCTTCCAAGCATCCTACGCCTCAAACGCTGGAGTTTCCTCGGGTTCCTCAGCCGATGCGAGGAACATTAACTTGGTAAATGAGAACGTGCTCAGCTATGATAAAACTTTCAAGGATATACATTCTTTGAATGGGATAGCAGGTGCCTCTTATCAGAAGTATACAAACCGCTACGCCACCATGGGGGCAGTAGCAGGCAGCTTTAACAATGATATCATTGAGACGCTGAACAATGCCATTATCAACCCTGGAGCCACGAGTACCTCTAAATCACAGTGGGGCCTGGTGTCATACTTCACCCGCCTGCAGTATGGCTATAAGGATAAGTATCTGTTCTCCGGCTCGGTCAGAGCAGATGGCAGTTCACGCTTTGGACCGAACAACAAGTGGGGGTATTTCCCGTCTGCTTCGGTTGCCTGGAGAGTATCTGAGGAGAACTTCATGGAGGCGATCCCGGCCATCAGTAACCTGAAGCTGCGTGCTAGCTATGGTGCCACCGGTAACTTCAACATCGGCGATTTTGATTACCTGGGCCGCGTGGGTAGCGTGAGTTACTCGCCAAATAACCAACTGGCGAAAGGACAGGCACAGGTATCCTTCGGCAATCCTGAGCTGAAGTGGGAGAAGACCAACAGCTATGATGTGGGAGTAGAGCTAGGCCTGTTCGATAACCGCCTTAACGTTGTCGTTGACTTTTATGACAAGCGAACCACCGACCTTTTATACTTTGTAGGTATCCCGGCCATTACCGGCTTCAACGATGCAATCTCAAACATTGGTGAAATCAGAAACAACGGTTTTGAGGTGGAGCTCAATACCAAGAACTTGGTAGGGGCCTTTACCTGGGAGACGGACTTTAACCTGGCCCGCAACAGAAACGAGGTGGTAAGCCTTGGCGGAGTAGAGGAAAGAATCTTTACCGATACTTATGGCATGAGCTGGATCCTGAAGGTTGGCGAGCCGATGTTCTCCTACTACGGCTACAGAGCCATCGGTGTGCTGCAGAACGCGGAAGATGTAACCAACTCGCCTGTCAGAGCGGGTTCTAAACCTGGTAACACAAAGTTTGCGGATGTAAACGGGGACGGAGAAATCACACCCGAGGATAGGGTTGTACTTGGCAACTTCCAACCCAAGCTGATCATGGGCATGGTGAACAACTTCGCATGGAAAAGCTTTGACCTAAGCATTGCCATGCAAGCTTCACTAGGGGCCAAGATGTATAACTTCGAGAACGAGTACTACCAGGGTGCCCTGGCCGGGGCCATGCGCCGCTCGCTGGTGGAAACACAGTGGTGGTCTGAGGCTGAGCCGGGAGACGGTAAAATGCCTGCCAGTGCGCTGAGCATGCTGACCTACCAGACTTCTGCTGACGTGTACATCGAGGATGCCTCCTTCCTGACCATCCGTAACCTGAACCTGGGCTACACCCTGCCTCGTTCTATCACGGATCAGCTGCGCATGGATAACCTCCGCCTTTATACTTCAGTGAGCAACCTGCTGATGTTGACCAAAAAGGGCTTCCACGGCTATAACCCGGAAGGCTTTACCGCTGGCGAGATCGGAGGGGTAAATAGCCGACCTGGCTTTAACAACGGCTCTGAGCCAGTTAACCGTGTCGTGACGTTTGGTGTGAACCTGAGTTTTTAA
- a CDS encoding SGNH/GDSL hydrolase family protein: protein MSQLKYIVLLLFFASIPGPASSQHVILNKGVPGNNTRDLLQRVDQDVLAEQPDLVIMMVGTNDMVNSHKLVDYKEYKENCLSLIKKMKAQGADIVLLAPPPVDTGYVLGRHDRRLYSEDLNVKMEKAGAIIRTLAGENNLHFIDLNTLFKAAGSPNREEHSLLINEKNLGKPDGIHPTKEGYQLIAETIHAYLAKNDLLKGEKKIVCFGDSMTYGSYMTGAGTAQGDNFPGLLSRKVNRE, encoded by the coding sequence ATGAGCCAGCTAAAGTACATCGTCCTGTTGCTCTTTTTTGCCTCCATCCCGGGGCCTGCCTCCTCGCAGCATGTTATACTTAACAAAGGGGTGCCTGGCAATAACACCAGAGATTTGCTGCAGCGGGTAGACCAGGATGTACTGGCCGAACAGCCAGACTTAGTCATCATGATGGTGGGCACAAATGATATGGTTAACTCCCATAAGCTGGTGGATTATAAGGAGTATAAAGAGAACTGTTTATCCCTTATCAAAAAGATGAAAGCACAAGGGGCCGATATCGTGTTACTGGCCCCGCCGCCGGTTGATACAGGGTATGTGCTCGGGCGGCACGACCGCCGGCTTTACTCCGAAGACCTGAATGTGAAGATGGAGAAAGCTGGGGCGATCATCAGAACCCTTGCAGGTGAAAACAACTTGCATTTCATAGACCTGAATACTTTGTTTAAAGCAGCAGGATCGCCTAACCGGGAAGAACATTCGCTGCTTATCAACGAGAAAAACCTTGGCAAGCCCGATGGGATTCATCCCACAAAAGAAGGCTACCAATTGATTGCCGAAACCATCCACGCTTACCTGGCGAAAAACGATCTTCTGAAAGGTGAAAAGAAGATTGTCTGTTTTGGCGATAGCATGACCTACGGTAGCTATATGACAGGAGCTGGCACAGCGCAAGGCGATAACTTCCCGGGGCTCCTGAGTAGAAAGGTTAACAGAGAATAA
- a CDS encoding Gfo/Idh/MocA family protein, which produces MGLSLSPLAALAQDSKPRKGKRIGIIGLDTSHSIAFTKAFNAPDAGPEFSGYRVVAAYPHGSKDIQESVERIPGYTQEVQKYGVRVVDSIKRLLADVDVVLLETNDGRLHLEQALQVIKAKKPLFIDKPMTASLSDAIAIFAAAEKANVPVFSSSSLRFMASVQEVISGKYGKVYGADTYSPATLERTHPDLYWYGIHGVETLFSVMGKGCKQVVRHYSDDTDVVVGTWEDKRIGTFRGLRAGKTDFGGSCFAEKGIVSLGPFTGYNPMLVEIAQFFETGKPPVSPAETLEILAFMDAADESKKRGGSPVTLEEIFKKAGAGKS; this is translated from the coding sequence ATGGGTTTGAGCCTGTCGCCTTTGGCTGCTCTGGCCCAAGATTCCAAGCCCAGGAAAGGTAAAAGGATAGGCATTATCGGATTGGATACGTCGCATAGCATTGCTTTCACCAAAGCGTTCAACGCGCCTGATGCAGGACCGGAGTTCAGCGGCTACAGGGTAGTGGCGGCCTACCCGCACGGTAGCAAAGACATTCAAGAAAGCGTGGAGCGGATTCCGGGATACACGCAGGAAGTACAGAAGTATGGGGTTAGGGTTGTAGACTCAATCAAGCGTCTGCTGGCGGATGTGGATGTGGTGCTGCTGGAGACAAATGACGGTCGGCTGCACCTGGAGCAGGCGCTACAGGTCATCAAGGCGAAAAAACCGCTTTTCATCGACAAGCCCATGACAGCCTCCCTCAGCGATGCCATCGCCATTTTTGCGGCTGCTGAGAAAGCGAATGTGCCCGTGTTCTCCTCTTCCTCGCTGCGTTTTATGGCCAGCGTGCAGGAGGTGATCAGCGGGAAGTATGGAAAAGTATACGGCGCCGACACCTACAGCCCGGCCACACTGGAGCGCACGCACCCGGACCTCTACTGGTACGGCATTCATGGCGTGGAAACACTGTTCTCGGTCATGGGCAAAGGCTGTAAGCAGGTGGTACGGCATTATTCCGACGACACCGATGTGGTAGTTGGCACTTGGGAGGACAAGCGGATAGGCACCTTCAGGGGGCTTCGGGCAGGTAAAACAGACTTTGGTGGCAGCTGCTTTGCCGAGAAAGGCATCGTGTCATTGGGACCTTTTACCGGTTATAACCCCATGTTAGTGGAGATAGCTCAGTTTTTTGAAACCGGTAAACCGCCGGTAAGTCCTGCCGAAACATTGGAGATCCTTGCGTTTATGGATGCCGCTGACGAAAGCAAGAAACGGGGAGGGAGCCCGGTGACGCTGGAAGAAATTTTCAAAAAGGCCGGGGCAGGCAAATCTTAA